Below is a genomic region from Triticum dicoccoides isolate Atlit2015 ecotype Zavitan chromosome 5A, WEW_v2.0, whole genome shotgun sequence.
CCCCCCGATGGTCGCCCCGCTCTCCCGAGTCCTCGCCGCCCTCCTCGTCATCGGCCTCCATGTCCACGCCGCCCACGCTCTCTCAGGTGGAGTAATCCGGCCATCATCCCAGGTTCTTGCTCCAGCCTCATCGGCATCCGTTCATGGACCTCACCGGCATTCCTTCGTTCGTTCGCCGCAGGGTACCAGATAAACTGCGGCGCGCGCGGCGAGCGCGTGGCCGGCAACGTGACATGGGTCCCGGACGGGCCGTTCGTGCGCGCCGGcaacgccgccgccgtcccgtcCCCGCCGCCCGGGATGCCGCCGATGCTCGCCTCGCTCCGCTACTTCCCGGACGCGTCCGCCAGGAAGCACTGCTACGTGCTCCCCGCGCAGAGGAAGGCCACGTACCTGGTCCGCACCACGTACTACTACGGCGGGTTCGACGGCGGCGAGGTGCCGCCCGTGTTCGACCAGATCATCGAGGGCACGCGGTGGAGCGAGGTCGACACGGCGGCCGACTACGCCCGCGGCCGCGCCACCTACTTCGAGGCCGTCGTGCGCGCCACTGGCCGGCAGGTCAGCGTCTGCCTGGCCAGGAACGCGGCCACCGCGCCCACGTCCAGCCCCTTCATCTCCGCGCTCGAGGTGGTGCCGCTGGACGACTCGGTGTACAACGCCACTGACTTCTCCTCCTACGCCCTCAGCACCATCGCGCGCCACAGCTTCGGCCACCACGGCGACGCCCTCAGGTAACAGTCGGTCACCATGGCTGCCATGCCTCTGTTCTCCGCTGCAATCCGCATCACAGGTGTTCGATCATCCACGAATTCTTGATCACGCGAAATGCGCCATTCTGCAGCCAGCCAGGGGATGAGTTCAACCGGTACTGGGAGCCGTACAGCGACGGCGCCCCGGTGGTGGAGAGCCAGGGGAGCGTGGCGCCGGCGGCGTTCTGGAACAAGCCACCGGAGGACGTGTTCCGGCGAGGGGTGACGGCCAGCCGCGGGGACACCCTCGAGCTGCAGTGGCCGCCGGCGCCGCTGCCCAAGGCCAGCTACTACCTGGCGCTCTACTTCCAGGACAACCGGACGCCAAGCCCCCTGAGCTGGAGAGTCTTCGACGTCGCGGTCAACGGGCAGGCCTTCTTCGCCGGCCTGAATGTCTCGACGGCGGGATCAATGCTGTACGGCGCCGCATGGCCGCTGTCCGGGCAGACCAAGATCACGCTGACGCCCGCCCCGGGGTCGCCGGTCGGGCCGGTGATCAACGCGGCGGAGGTCATGATGGTTGTTCCGCTCGGAGGGAGGACTCATCCTAGAGATGGTACTAACAAAGATCCGATCAATGCAGCACTGCAGCAGCTTCCATGCCTGCGCCATGGCTGATCCAGCCTCTTTCCTCACGAGAACTCTGTAAATCATTCATGCATTTTACTCCATCATTTTGCTGCAGTGATCGGCATGGAGGGGCTCGCGAGAGGCTTCGCCAACCCGCCGTCGGACTGGAGCGGCGATCCTTGCTTGCCCGTGGGGAACTCGTGGACCGGCGTTTCCTGCAGCCAGGGTGCACTTGCTCGAGTAACTGCTCTGTAAGTTGCAAACAAGATCAGTATGTACTATGTTCTTTCCAATTTCAATGTCTCAACAATGGACGATGAGCTTTGTGCATTTTCTGCTGCAGCAA
It encodes:
- the LOC119301828 gene encoding probable LRR receptor-like serine/threonine-protein kinase At1g67720 — encoded protein: MVAPLSRVLAALLVIGLHVHAAHALSGYQINCGARGERVAGNVTWVPDGPFVRAGNAAAVPSPPPGMPPMLASLRYFPDASARKHCYVLPAQRKATYLVRTTYYYGGFDGGEVPPVFDQIIEGTRWSEVDTAADYARGRATYFEAVVRATGRQVSVCLARNAATAPTSSPFISALEVVPLDDSVYNATDFSSYALSTIARHSFGHHGDALSQPGDEFNRYWEPYSDGAPVVESQGSVAPAAFWNKPPEDVFRRGVTASRGDTLELQWPPAPLPKASYYLALYFQDNRTPSPLSWRVFDVAVNGQAFFAGLNVSTAGSMLYGAAWPLSGQTKITLTPAPGSPVGPVINAAEVMMVVPLGGRTHPRDVIGMEGLARGFANPPSDWSGDPCLPVGNSWTGVSCSQGALARVTALNLTNFSVGGSISDHIANLTAISSVWLAGNNLTGQIPIMSSLHHLASLHLEDNHLTGPIPPLLGDLPRLQELFVQNNNLQGNIPIGLNRTSITFKYTPGNNLNQQ